In Acaryochloris marina S15, a single genomic region encodes these proteins:
- a CDS encoding glycosyltransferase family 2 protein yields the protein MTVSKFLTIKDLPPPPPNKKGWPWTEGSNIIPEIMLDGLTWPKISIITPSFNQGKFLEETIRSVLLQGYPNLEYILMDGGSTDNSLEIINKYEEFFTYWTSKNDKGQSHAINSGFNQAKGKICAWLNSDDCYCPNILSNIANEFRQGKNIRCITCSVERVTPDNNFICLTNPPSTKFSNIFWWSYYVPQAGVFFNHDLFIEAGKLDESLHLQMDYDLWFRFSEITNFHHYEIIASKIKIHNNAKTTSPKYKILSKAEAIEVKLRYANTGTRKKILEEIARRITYCERKEILGNQFKKILKRFSL from the coding sequence ATGACTGTTAGTAAATTTCTAACAATAAAAGATTTGCCACCACCCCCACCAAATAAAAAAGGATGGCCTTGGACAGAGGGATCTAATATCATTCCAGAGATTATGCTTGATGGCTTAACTTGGCCTAAGATTAGCATAATAACTCCAAGCTTTAACCAAGGAAAGTTTCTTGAAGAGACAATACGCTCAGTACTACTACAAGGATATCCGAATTTAGAATATATATTAATGGATGGCGGAAGCACTGATAATTCACTTGAAATAATTAATAAATATGAGGAGTTTTTTACTTATTGGACAAGCAAAAATGATAAAGGTCAAAGTCATGCAATTAATTCTGGATTTAATCAAGCTAAAGGTAAAATATGTGCTTGGCTAAATAGCGATGATTGCTATTGTCCTAATATTCTATCCAATATTGCAAATGAATTTAGACAAGGAAAAAATATTCGTTGTATTACTTGCTCAGTAGAGAGGGTAACTCCTGACAATAATTTTATTTGTTTAACTAATCCCCCTTCTACAAAATTTTCTAATATTTTTTGGTGGAGCTACTATGTTCCGCAAGCTGGTGTATTCTTTAATCATGATTTATTTATTGAAGCAGGAAAATTAGATGAGTCACTTCACTTACAAATGGATTATGATTTATGGTTTCGTTTTTCTGAAATCACAAATTTTCATCACTATGAAATCATTGCATCAAAAATAAAGATCCATAATAATGCCAAGACAACCTCGCCCAAGTATAAAATCTTATCAAAGGCAGAGGCAATAGAAGTTAAACTAAGGTATGCAAACACTGGTACAAGAAAAAAAATACTAGAAGAAATAGCAAGAAGAATTACTTATTGCGAAAGAAAAGAAATATTGGGTAATCAATTCAAAAAAATATTAAAGAGATTTTCGCTTTAA
- a CDS encoding glycosyltransferase family 4 protein, with amino-acid sequence MSNKIVIFSPDYKPMLGGVAEYTYQLAKELNKLDLLNTVITSVLQIETPVFTLKGLNKYKNDRFLGKRIGDSFYLFKKINSAIYYINIAFFVIFEILKISLKNPKDLFIITYISNTYSILVIQILHFLKLKYAIVLHGYDILNLIKSNKNFLDFVCKSSNLIIFNSHATKKLLKDNSIQYSCKDYILYPGLDIEFLEGKKKKKSKDLEIDLTNKFLITTISRLTKRKGIDIAIQALKRTLRENDDYIYLIAGTGQEYDYLKKIVNELELNEKVRFLGKISDEAKFNLLELSSVFIMPNHSNLNKDFEGFGISFIEASFFENVIIAGNHGGAVESVKNSKCGILVDADNRDNAIKEISDYLDLVISNEDLRKEISISARKHVVSNYDIKLLVNSFSEFLIENALI; translated from the coding sequence ATGAGTAATAAAATTGTAATTTTCTCACCGGACTATAAGCCTATGTTGGGTGGGGTTGCTGAATATACCTACCAACTTGCAAAAGAGTTAAACAAGTTAGATTTACTAAATACAGTAATTACAAGTGTACTTCAAATAGAAACTCCTGTTTTTACCCTGAAAGGTTTAAATAAATACAAAAATGATAGATTTCTTGGAAAAAGAATAGGAGATTCATTTTATTTATTCAAGAAAATAAACTCTGCAATTTACTATATTAATATTGCATTTTTTGTTATTTTTGAGATCCTAAAAATATCACTTAAAAATCCAAAAGATCTATTTATTATCACTTATATAAGCAATACATATTCTATACTTGTTATCCAGATACTACATTTTCTAAAATTAAAGTATGCAATAGTTTTGCATGGTTACGATATTTTGAATCTGATCAAGAGCAATAAAAATTTTTTGGATTTTGTCTGCAAAAGCTCAAATCTAATTATATTCAACTCTCATGCTACAAAAAAACTACTTAAAGATAATTCAATTCAATATAGTTGCAAAGACTACATCCTCTATCCAGGCCTTGATATAGAATTCCTAGAAGGCAAAAAGAAAAAAAAATCTAAGGATTTAGAAATAGATCTAACTAATAAATTTTTAATTACTACAATCTCAAGACTCACAAAAAGAAAAGGTATAGATATTGCTATACAAGCTTTAAAACGAACATTAAGAGAAAATGATGATTATATTTATTTAATTGCAGGAACGGGCCAGGAATACGATTATCTCAAAAAAATTGTTAATGAATTAGAATTGAATGAAAAAGTACGGTTTTTAGGGAAAATTTCAGACGAAGCTAAATTTAATTTGCTAGAATTAAGCTCAGTTTTTATTATGCCGAATCATTCTAATTTAAACAAAGACTTTGAAGGTTTTGGTATAAGTTTTATAGAAGCATCTTTCTTTGAGAATGTAATTATAGCTGGAAACCACGGAGGGGCAGTAGAGTCTGTTAAAAACAGCAAGTGTGGTATTCTTGTAGATGCCGATAATAGAGATAATGCGATCAAAGAAATTAGTGATTATTTAGATCTAGTTATAAGTAATGAAGATCTTAGAAAAGAAATTTCAATTTCAGCTAGAAAACATGTAGTCTCAAACTATGATATTAAGCTACTTGTAAATAGCTTTTCAGAATTTCTTATTGAGAACGCACTCATTTAG
- a CDS encoding glycosyltransferase family 4 protein translates to MKISFLTPGVTPYVIGGLQRHSFNLAKHLATLGVRIDLYHTDFDNTQTIDQLYGMTDIEKENINNIFIPWAKLDHFPGHYIRSLKCFSQKAYELYQQQSESDFILGKSITAWAFTEAKLHGSKIPPIGVNLHGFEMFQTSANSKAWLENWLLRPDFSYHIHQANYLFSYGGRITELINKKLHIPNEQILEIPGGIDSSWLVDRVLPPSDPIRFIFVGRYERRKGIQELQTAIRKNPDWKNHAQFRFIGPIPKDKQLSLPNVSYAGPIRDESILQHELRQSDVLLCPSYSEGMPNVILEAMGSGLAVLATDVGAVCLLVDIENGVLLPKVSIPGITQGINHFLELTQTQFQNMKKSSLERIQSFTWDRIAMQTLEAIQKVVAA, encoded by the coding sequence GTGAAGATATCCTTTCTAACTCCAGGCGTTACACCTTATGTTATCGGTGGACTGCAGCGTCATAGCTTTAACTTAGCTAAACATTTAGCTACCTTAGGAGTAAGAATTGATCTTTATCATACAGATTTTGATAATACTCAAACTATTGATCAGCTTTATGGAATGACTGATATAGAAAAAGAAAATATTAATAATATTTTTATTCCTTGGGCTAAATTAGACCATTTCCCAGGACATTATATTCGTTCATTAAAATGTTTCTCCCAAAAAGCATATGAGCTGTACCAACAGCAATCAGAATCAGACTTCATCTTAGGTAAAAGCATAACTGCTTGGGCTTTTACGGAAGCAAAGTTGCACGGTAGTAAGATTCCGCCCATTGGAGTAAATCTTCATGGGTTTGAGATGTTCCAAACTTCAGCAAATTCAAAAGCTTGGCTAGAGAATTGGTTATTACGTCCAGATTTCTCGTACCATATCCATCAAGCAAACTATCTATTTTCTTATGGTGGCCGGATTACTGAGCTTATTAATAAAAAATTACATATACCTAACGAACAAATCCTTGAAATTCCAGGAGGCATTGATTCTTCATGGTTAGTCGATCGAGTTCTTCCCCCTTCTGACCCAATCCGCTTCATATTCGTTGGACGCTATGAACGCCGTAAAGGCATTCAAGAACTTCAAACTGCGATACGGAAAAATCCTGATTGGAAAAACCATGCTCAGTTCCGCTTTATAGGTCCAATCCCGAAAGACAAGCAATTGTCTCTCCCTAATGTTAGTTATGCAGGACCAATACGTGATGAGAGTATTTTACAGCACGAACTACGCCAATCTGATGTTTTACTCTGTCCCTCTTATTCTGAAGGAATGCCTAATGTGATTCTGGAGGCTATGGGGTCAGGTTTAGCAGTATTAGCAACGGACGTTGGCGCCGTTTGCCTTCTAGTTGACATCGAGAATGGGGTCTTACTTCCCAAAGTCAGTATTCCAGGCATTACTCAAGGAATCAATCATTTTTTGGAACTTACTCAAACTCAATTCCAAAACATGAAGAAATCTTCTCTCGAACGTATACAGTCCTTTACCTGGGATCGAATTGCAATGCAAACGCTAGAAGCAATTCAGAAAGTCGTTGCTGCATGA
- a CDS encoding glycosyltransferase family 4 protein, with amino-acid sequence MYFDVEIKVLRIHYNLDLRGGAENHILKIMTAMYERFKTEKHLMLISKEMGAYNLCYFSTDVNRIIKASSISSLKCLIETYIKEYCINIIHIHSMPFPQVTNLLFEFGLPVFRSLHEPMITCPGWSRFLERSCKPCSKNFGPLCLINAYTEKCQRSRKPENIVSAYLNVYYEQNKFIKKYFNLIVYSDYMLNLLLNHGVLRSKILKVPSPQKSILTTPIQTKSGIPDLVFVGRISKQKGIFDLIEAYREIVKYYPSLRLKIIGDGDFKHQFEESVEQALLKNIQLLGWQKREDIFNRFASDCVVVVPSIYPDNFPNVVAEAMLNGAPVVASNSGGTSEWFIDGESGISYEKGNINQLVKKIVELIESPSKRAKIGIAAKDRIERFHSYDKAADRYAEVYSRALT; translated from the coding sequence ATGTATTTTGATGTAGAGATTAAAGTTCTCCGGATTCACTACAACCTTGATTTAAGAGGTGGGGCTGAAAATCATATTCTTAAGATAATGACAGCTATGTACGAACGCTTTAAAACTGAAAAGCATTTAATGCTAATTAGTAAAGAAATGGGTGCATACAATCTTTGTTATTTCTCTACTGATGTCAACAGAATTATTAAGGCTTCTTCAATCTCATCACTAAAATGTTTAATCGAAACCTATATAAAAGAATATTGTATAAATATCATACATATTCATTCGATGCCTTTCCCACAGGTAACTAACCTACTTTTTGAATTCGGACTCCCAGTCTTTAGATCTCTACATGAACCAATGATAACTTGTCCTGGGTGGTCACGGTTTTTAGAAAGAAGTTGTAAACCATGTAGTAAAAATTTTGGCCCCTTATGTTTAATAAATGCATATACTGAAAAATGTCAACGTTCACGCAAGCCTGAAAATATAGTCTCAGCTTATTTAAATGTTTATTATGAACAGAATAAATTTATCAAAAAGTATTTTAACTTAATTGTTTACTCGGACTATATGCTAAATCTTCTTTTAAATCATGGAGTATTACGTAGTAAGATACTTAAGGTTCCTTCACCACAGAAAAGTATTTTAACAACACCGATCCAAACAAAGTCAGGCATACCAGATCTAGTTTTTGTTGGACGAATTTCTAAGCAAAAAGGAATTTTTGACTTAATTGAAGCCTATCGAGAAATTGTCAAGTATTACCCATCTTTAAGACTAAAAATTATTGGTGACGGTGACTTTAAACACCAGTTTGAGGAGAGTGTTGAACAAGCTCTGTTGAAAAATATTCAACTTTTAGGCTGGCAGAAGAGAGAAGATATTTTTAATAGATTTGCCTCTGACTGTGTGGTAGTTGTTCCATCAATATACCCTGATAATTTTCCCAATGTAGTGGCTGAAGCAATGTTAAACGGTGCTCCTGTCGTAGCTTCTAATTCAGGTGGAACAAGTGAGTGGTTTATTGATGGAGAGTCGGGAATTTCTTATGAAAAAGGTAACATTAATCAGCTTGTTAAAAAAATAGTTGAGTTAATTGAATCTCCATCAAAAAGGGCAAAAATTGGTATTGCTGCAAAAGATAGGATTGAACGATTTCATAGTTACGATAAAGCTGCTGATAGATATGCAGAAGTATACTCTAGAGCACTTACATGA
- a CDS encoding glycosyltransferase family 4 protein has product MKVLHINQSDISGGAAIAGYRLHKELLKQGVNSKLLVGNLQTDDEEVNLSPRRYRLENQLGRFTSRLGFNHLNYFGSFDIPKHRFFQECDLLNFHNLHFAGFSYMAIPKLTKSKPAIFTLHDMWSFTGHCAYSFDCNRWQNGCGSCPYPETIPAIKRDTTRWEWKFKNWVYRNSDLVIVSPSKWLAQQAKKSILNQFSIHHIPYGIDTDIYKPLDNKLSRSILGIPLQKKVLLFCAVKLNEPRKGGDLLIKSLSSLPEKLKKECILITLGKPYSALDKSTDIETIHLGYITNDRIKAIVYSSADLFLLPTRADNLPVVLQESMACGTATVSFRVGGVQDLVRPNVTGYLAQEENIEDFSKGIEVLLKDDKLRYEMGLNCRLIALEEYSSKLQAKRYLNLYRALLNRKSNSNQLTQLSSSI; this is encoded by the coding sequence ATGAAAGTATTACATATTAATCAATCGGATATTTCAGGTGGAGCTGCAATTGCAGGGTATCGTCTCCACAAGGAGTTGTTGAAACAAGGTGTAAATTCTAAGCTTTTGGTAGGGAACTTACAGACTGATGATGAAGAGGTAAATTTATCACCTCGCCGATATAGGTTAGAAAATCAACTTGGAAGGTTTACTTCCCGCTTAGGCTTCAACCATTTAAATTATTTTGGTAGTTTCGATATCCCTAAACATAGGTTTTTTCAGGAATGTGATTTACTAAATTTTCATAATCTTCATTTTGCTGGATTTAGTTATATGGCAATTCCAAAACTAACTAAATCTAAGCCTGCAATCTTTACACTTCATGATATGTGGAGTTTTACTGGGCATTGTGCTTATAGCTTTGACTGCAATAGATGGCAAAATGGCTGTGGTTCTTGTCCATACCCAGAAACTATTCCTGCAATCAAAAGAGATACTACCCGCTGGGAATGGAAGTTTAAGAATTGGGTATATAGAAATTCAGATTTAGTAATTGTCTCGCCGAGTAAATGGTTAGCCCAGCAAGCTAAAAAAAGCATTCTTAACCAGTTCTCGATTCATCATATTCCATACGGTATTGACACAGATATTTACAAACCATTAGATAACAAGCTTTCCCGAAGTATCCTAGGTATACCTCTTCAAAAAAAAGTTTTACTTTTTTGTGCAGTAAAGTTAAATGAACCCAGAAAAGGAGGTGATTTATTAATCAAATCTCTTTCCTCTTTGCCTGAAAAACTAAAAAAAGAATGCATTCTAATAACCCTTGGAAAACCTTATAGTGCGTTAGATAAAAGTACTGACATTGAAACTATCCATCTCGGTTATATTACAAATGACCGTATAAAAGCTATAGTATATTCCTCTGCGGATTTATTTCTCTTACCCACTCGGGCAGATAACTTACCAGTTGTACTTCAAGAAAGCATGGCTTGTGGAACAGCCACAGTATCATTTAGGGTTGGAGGTGTTCAAGATTTGGTAAGACCTAATGTTACAGGATATCTCGCACAAGAAGAGAATATTGAAGATTTCTCAAAAGGAATTGAAGTGCTACTTAAAGATGATAAATTACGCTATGAAATGGGGTTAAATTGTAGGTTAATTGCATTAGAAGAATATTCATCAAAGCTCCAGGCTAAAAGGTATTTAAATTTATATAGAGCTTTACTCAACCGTAAATCTAACTCAAATCAGTTAACTCAACTCTCAAGTTCAATATAA
- a CDS encoding glycosyltransferase: MISRKKRPKGIYVVNEAGCLDPTSGAYRHIDIGLSELNKYFDIYLISSKIKKSLKTTPQNDIVQNSKRSSLIKGTLSDCKILLKSVIKSIQISSIICTNKVDFVYFRASFLDLLPVVLNILKIPCFVESNGLQFEARKKYYPSLLTPLNRWIEKKIYSCSRHVFFVGTYGDYWQLSTKNWSNVENGVEINFINHYSNHQKIINDKVNIAFIARLMSHHQPSLLIKAIKILEKETKENLCLNLFGTGFDTIKNELESHIEVIDHGFLDRNELADILKMMHVGVIPGVPPYTSQMKLFDYGASKCISIVPRTYNFDYWFDTSEVEFFEIDDSLGLAKILMAITEQPADYFSKGESLYRKISNDFSWESVFDQKAKVINQKIVR, encoded by the coding sequence ATGATCAGTAGGAAAAAACGACCTAAAGGTATTTATGTTGTTAATGAAGCAGGCTGTTTAGATCCCACTTCTGGTGCATACAGACATATTGATATTGGTTTAAGTGAATTAAATAAATACTTTGATATATATTTAATTTCATCCAAGATTAAGAAAAGCCTAAAAACTACACCTCAGAATGATATAGTTCAAAATTCAAAAAGGTCAAGCCTGATAAAGGGTACTCTTTCTGATTGCAAAATTCTCTTAAAGTCTGTAATTAAATCTATTCAAATATCTTCCATAATATGTACGAATAAAGTTGACTTTGTATACTTCCGGGCATCTTTTCTGGATCTTCTTCCTGTTGTTCTAAATATTCTAAAGATACCATGTTTTGTTGAATCAAATGGCTTACAGTTTGAAGCAAGAAAAAAATATTATCCATCTCTTCTTACTCCGTTAAATAGATGGATTGAGAAAAAAATATATTCCTGTTCTCGACATGTATTCTTTGTTGGTACATATGGAGATTATTGGCAGTTATCTACTAAAAACTGGAGTAATGTTGAAAATGGTGTAGAGATAAACTTTATCAATCATTATTCAAATCACCAGAAGATTATAAATGATAAAGTTAATATCGCCTTCATTGCTCGACTTATGTCTCACCATCAACCATCTCTTCTCATTAAAGCTATTAAGATACTTGAGAAAGAAACAAAAGAGAACCTTTGTCTAAATCTTTTTGGCACTGGTTTTGACACTATAAAAAATGAGTTAGAGAGCCATATTGAAGTCATTGATCATGGTTTTCTGGATCGTAATGAATTAGCAGATATATTAAAGATGATGCATGTCGGAGTAATTCCTGGTGTTCCTCCCTATACGTCTCAAATGAAATTATTCGATTACGGTGCATCAAAATGTATTTCTATTGTTCCAAGGACTTATAATTTTGACTATTGGTTTGATACTTCAGAAGTAGAATTTTTTGAAATCGATGATTCGCTTGGTCTAGCAAAAATACTAATGGCGATCACCGAGCAACCTGCTGATTATTTCTCTAAAGGTGAATCTCTATACAGAAAAATTTCTAATGATTTTTCTTGGGAAAGTGTTTTTGATCAAAAGGCTAAAGTTATTAATCAAAAGATTGTAAGATAA
- a CDS encoding N-acetylneuraminate synthase family protein codes for MLIDRNVAKYIVFAEDSVLNALKKISDNKSRIIFSVTESGALEGIMTDGDFRRWLVSQDNIDLNQSVYQVSNKNYKSVPADAAPAQILAAFSAEVEFIPLVDAAGHLVAVARKRSDGVQIGDFKIDATSPTFIIAEIGNNHNGNLDMAKKLVDLAVEAGADCAKFQLRSMKALYRNAGNANDASEDLGSQYTLDLLSRFQLSPEAMLEVFDYCKSQGILPLCTPWDLKSLGILEDYGMPGYKVASADLTNHDLLRAIAKTGKPLICSTGMSTEAEIAESVRLLQQLGAMYVLLHCNSTYPAPFKDVNLNYLERLKEIGDCPVGYSGHERDIHVSVAAVAKGAKVIEKHFTIDKFMEGNDHKVSLLPDEFQTMVQGIRQIESALGSSSERRLSQGELMNRETLAKSLIINCNLQIGQVITAGMLEVKSPGKGLQPNRKDELIGQKAKRDLKAGDFFYPSDLEHDRVQPKHYKFDRPWGLPVRYHDFKNILEKTNPDLLEFHLSYKDMEEDLHQYFDQVYDLDLVVHSPELFARDHTLDLCSEDESYRQRSIHELQRVVEITRELKPYFKRAQRPCIVTNIGGFTIDAPLPRSKLEKLYQILLDSLSTIDAEGVEIIPQTMPPFPWHFGGQRYHNLFVDAHDITAFCAQHGYRVCLDVSHSKLACNQHKLSFMEFVRQVGPHTTHLHIADAAGSDGEGLQIGEGEMDFLALQEYLLQFAPNASFIPEIWQGHKNEGEGFWISLRRLESYSF; via the coding sequence ATGCTGATTGACAGAAACGTTGCCAAATACATCGTTTTTGCTGAAGATAGTGTTCTTAACGCGCTCAAGAAAATCAGTGACAACAAAAGTCGTATTATCTTTTCCGTCACCGAGTCCGGCGCGCTAGAAGGGATTATGACCGACGGTGACTTTCGCCGTTGGTTAGTCAGTCAAGACAATATTGATCTAAATCAATCCGTTTATCAGGTTTCGAATAAAAACTATAAGTCCGTTCCAGCCGATGCCGCCCCCGCTCAGATCTTGGCGGCATTTTCCGCCGAAGTCGAGTTTATTCCACTGGTAGACGCTGCTGGTCACCTTGTCGCCGTCGCCCGCAAACGCTCCGATGGTGTCCAGATTGGTGACTTCAAAATTGATGCGACCTCACCTACCTTCATCATTGCGGAAATCGGTAACAATCATAACGGCAACCTAGATATGGCCAAGAAACTGGTGGATCTAGCCGTTGAAGCGGGTGCTGACTGCGCTAAGTTCCAACTGCGTAGTATGAAAGCCCTCTACCGTAATGCTGGTAACGCTAATGATGCGAGCGAGGACCTTGGTTCACAGTACACCCTCGATTTGCTATCACGCTTTCAGCTTTCCCCTGAGGCAATGCTGGAAGTATTCGACTATTGCAAATCCCAAGGAATCCTGCCGCTCTGCACCCCTTGGGATTTAAAAAGTCTTGGAATACTGGAAGACTATGGTATGCCAGGCTATAAAGTGGCCTCAGCCGATCTGACCAACCATGATTTACTCAGAGCGATAGCTAAGACCGGTAAGCCACTCATTTGCTCGACGGGGATGTCTACAGAAGCCGAGATTGCCGAATCTGTCCGGCTATTGCAACAGCTCGGTGCGATGTATGTATTGCTGCATTGCAACTCTACTTACCCAGCGCCCTTTAAAGATGTTAATCTCAACTACCTGGAACGTCTCAAAGAAATTGGTGATTGCCCCGTGGGATATTCAGGCCATGAACGTGATATTCATGTTTCAGTTGCTGCCGTGGCTAAAGGCGCCAAGGTGATTGAAAAACACTTCACGATTGATAAATTTATGGAAGGCAATGACCATAAGGTTAGTTTGTTGCCCGATGAATTTCAAACGATGGTGCAGGGCATTCGTCAGATCGAGTCAGCGCTCGGCAGCAGCAGTGAACGCCGACTGAGTCAGGGTGAATTGATGAATCGAGAAACCTTGGCCAAAAGTTTAATCATCAACTGTAATCTCCAGATAGGGCAGGTCATCACAGCCGGAATGCTGGAAGTCAAAAGCCCTGGAAAAGGTTTACAACCCAACCGCAAAGATGAGTTGATTGGCCAAAAGGCAAAACGTGATCTCAAGGCTGGTGATTTCTTTTACCCAAGCGATTTAGAGCACGATCGTGTGCAACCCAAACACTACAAGTTCGATCGCCCCTGGGGCTTGCCAGTGCGCTATCACGACTTCAAAAACATACTCGAAAAAACCAACCCCGACCTACTGGAATTCCACCTGAGCTACAAAGACATGGAGGAAGACCTACATCAATACTTCGACCAAGTCTATGACCTCGATCTGGTTGTGCATAGTCCTGAGCTATTTGCCAGAGATCATACGCTTGACTTATGCTCGGAAGACGAGAGTTATCGACAACGATCCATTCATGAGTTGCAGCGAGTCGTCGAAATTACGCGTGAACTGAAGCCCTATTTTAAGCGCGCCCAGCGCCCTTGTATTGTCACTAATATTGGAGGCTTCACGATCGATGCTCCCCTGCCTCGATCGAAACTAGAGAAACTGTATCAGATACTGCTCGATAGTTTATCTACCATTGATGCGGAAGGAGTTGAAATCATCCCGCAGACAATGCCACCTTTCCCATGGCACTTTGGTGGACAGCGATATCACAACTTATTTGTCGATGCTCACGACATTACCGCATTCTGTGCTCAGCATGGATATCGTGTTTGTCTAGATGTCTCCCATTCCAAGCTAGCTTGCAACCAACACAAGCTATCCTTCATGGAATTTGTTCGGCAAGTGGGACCACATACGACCCATTTGCATATTGCAGATGCGGCTGGGTCGGATGGAGAAGGCTTGCAAATTGGAGAAGGTGAAATGGATTTCCTTGCCTTGCAAGAATATTTACTCCAATTCGCCCCGAATGCCTCCTTCATTCCGGAGATATGGCAGGGACATAAAAATGAGGGCGAAGGGTTCTGGATTTCACTGAGAAGATTGGAATCGTACAGCTTTTAG
- a CDS encoding serine O-acetyltransferase, with amino-acid sequence MSKIKSDCLPHQNTWSTLVEDFSARYGYEPKSWISVVLASLRMGEFAAVLLYRTYQYFYYRRRIFPGLRIFLYSLLRSKFNIDIHPDAIIEGGLVIHHAHLIIIGSGVRIGKRLNIYHNVTIGARSINKLTSYPKIGDDVVIYPGSVLAGGINVGDNVIIGANSLVLDDIPNNSTLYANKSILISKN; translated from the coding sequence ATGTCCAAAATAAAATCTGACTGTTTACCACACCAGAATACTTGGTCTACATTAGTTGAAGATTTTTCGGCTCGTTATGGCTATGAACCAAAAAGTTGGATTTCAGTAGTCTTAGCTTCTCTAAGAATGGGTGAATTTGCAGCAGTACTTCTTTACAGAACCTATCAGTATTTCTACTATAGAAGACGAATTTTTCCTGGATTAAGGATCTTTCTATACTCCTTATTACGTTCCAAGTTTAATATTGATATTCATCCTGATGCAATCATAGAGGGCGGCCTAGTTATCCATCATGCACACCTAATCATTATTGGTAGTGGAGTTAGAATTGGTAAAAGGTTAAATATTTATCACAATGTAACTATAGGGGCAAGAAGCATAAATAAACTTACTTCATACCCCAAAATTGGTGATGATGTAGTTATATATCCGGGTAGTGTATTAGCTGGCGGCATAAATGTTGGTGATAATGTTATCATTGGCGCAAATTCATTAGTTCTTGATGATATACCAAATAATTCAACGCTCTACGCAAATAAATCTATATTAATAAGTAAAAATTAA